The window AACTGCCAGCCATAAAATGACATTCAATAATTTGTGGGATTAATTTCACTTCAAAAATAAACCGCTCTTTAAGCTCTGGATTTTCCTCATTGAATGTACCTAATAGGTAGGAAATCAGGTGGCAATTTACTTTTTTAGGATTTAACAGAGCAACATAGCCATCGATTACGCCATCATGCTCTAACTGATTCACTCGCCGTAAACATGCTGAATTGGATAAACCAATCTCTTTTGCTAACTCATTATTTTGTAAACGTCCATTTCGTTGTAATGCTTTTAAAATGCGAGTATCAATATTATCAAAGCATTTCTTCATATAAAGGTCCTTTTATGGGAATTTTGATAGGAATAATACAACAAAACCGCAGGCATTGCCTGCGGTTTTTTTCTCATTATTAAGAACCATAAAGTGAAACTTGGACAAGAAGTAAAATCGAACCAATTAGGAGTAAGCATCCAATCATTGGTAGAACAAATTTTACCCACTTGTTAAACGGAATGTGTAACATTTGAAGTGTCACAAGTACTAATCCTGTTGGTGCTAGGAATAGCATTGCATATTGTCCCCAGTTATAGGCTGAAACCACGATATCACGAGGAATACCTACAGCATCCGCTAACGGCGCCATAATTGGCATTGATAGCACTGCAAGTCCTGATGATGACGGAACAATAAGTCCAAGGAAAATGAAGACGACTAATTGACCAAGGAT is drawn from Haemophilus parainfluenzae and contains these coding sequences:
- a CDS encoding Lrp/AsnC family transcriptional regulator, producing the protein MKKCFDNIDTRILKALQRNGRLQNNELAKEIGLSNSACLRRVNQLEHDGVIDGYVALLNPKKVNCHLISYLLGTFNEENPELKERFIFEVKLIPQIIECHFMAGSYDFLLKLCVSDIEELNHIKNTYLTNAIGIKTLKSEIILKTVKSTTELPL